From a region of the Corallococcus coralloides DSM 2259 genome:
- a CDS encoding ABC transporter substrate-binding protein translates to MRTTLRRFALLTLLLPAVALAQASSRSPARPRVVAVKSSSLAPYASFLAGFTSEARADVTELTLEESPTEAARVFKALAAQKPALVLALGPLAANTARRSLGEDIPVLFAMVPYHERYGLEASHVTGIALTSDFGPELAALKAVAPGAKRVGILHDPRSSAGAVAQARSAGASLGLTLVPLAVEAQERVGEVLEGAAGKVAGLLMVADKTVGNASVVQALIAFSASHKVPLVALTASQVMEGATLALAPAPLALGQQAGRLANRIVHEKVDPGALAVARPEGLDLSFNLTVAKKSGPSCDVALEVLRFAARRDFAVKVYE, encoded by the coding sequence GTGAGGACGACGCTCCGGAGGTTCGCGCTCCTTACGCTCCTCCTGCCCGCCGTCGCCCTCGCGCAGGCTTCGTCGCGAAGTCCCGCCCGGCCCCGCGTGGTGGCCGTGAAGTCCTCGAGCCTGGCGCCGTACGCCTCCTTCCTCGCCGGCTTCACGTCCGAGGCCCGCGCGGACGTCACCGAGCTGACCCTGGAGGAAAGCCCCACGGAGGCCGCGCGCGTCTTCAAGGCGTTGGCCGCGCAGAAGCCCGCGTTGGTGCTCGCACTGGGACCGCTGGCCGCCAACACCGCGCGCCGCTCACTGGGCGAGGACATCCCCGTGCTCTTCGCCATGGTGCCGTACCACGAGAGGTACGGCCTGGAGGCGTCCCACGTCACCGGCATCGCGCTCACCAGCGACTTCGGGCCGGAGCTGGCCGCGCTCAAGGCCGTGGCTCCCGGCGCGAAGCGCGTGGGCATCCTGCATGACCCGCGCTCCTCGGCGGGCGCGGTGGCGCAGGCCCGCTCCGCTGGCGCGAGCCTGGGACTCACCCTCGTCCCGCTGGCCGTGGAAGCGCAGGAGCGCGTGGGCGAGGTGCTGGAGGGCGCGGCGGGGAAGGTGGCCGGCCTCTTGATGGTTGCGGACAAGACCGTGGGCAACGCTTCCGTCGTCCAGGCGCTCATCGCCTTCAGTGCCTCGCACAAGGTTCCGCTGGTGGCGCTCACGGCCAGCCAGGTGATGGAGGGCGCGACGCTGGCCCTCGCTCCGGCCCCGCTGGCGCTCGGTCAGCAGGCGGGAAGGCTGGCGAACAGAATCGTCCACGAGAAGGTCGACCCCGGCGCGCTGGCGGTGGCGCGGCCCGAAGGCCTGGACCTCTCGTTCAACCTCACCGTCGCGAAGAAGTCAGGTCCGTCCTGTGACGTCGCGCTGGAAGTGCTCCGGTTCGCGGCGCGCCGGGACTTTGCCGTGAAGGTCTACGAGTGA
- a CDS encoding protein kinase domain-containing protein, with amino-acid sequence MLCYRCGSHVPDTSETCATCGQKFDAAARQAAGAARRKGAEGAPYKPGDVVADRYAIQEVVGAGPLGFVFRAQDQAIDVEVALKVIQPRLVQQPEERTQFALSMRVGKKLNHPNLVRVYEEGVDGDRPFFTMQLLEGLSLRRMMEQRAAKGQLFSLKEVEPLLAQMAAALDGAHRFGPHSDVKPENVFVLPDMLKVSDYGLGLAVPHLPFVQAQKGHRAAAYIAPEYVNGAELDTRMDVYSLGVLMGEMVTGLLPEDGGVPEVSVRHPDLPPAFESLYRRALNVNPLARPKSGGELHAEFAALVHRHPAAASRQRAMPASGALPPSAVAARAANKPLPPVPTGMLPVAIAPTPAAPLPAVDDAPPPDATQPLDAATLAAILGSNAQALDYITGPEARSVSDAATQQEMRAVAPSGRKGAEAAAQAPRPLGQAPDAATQQEARAASRPADEPRAAPAKAAEPVMRIFAKAEEPSFPADPRGARSAEGAAEARSSARGGGEASSSDGRSNGRGEAAVGEGRSGRGEASSGDLRSNGRGEASSDGRSGRGESSSGDLRSNGRSEAASGDGRSNGRGEAASSDARSGGRGETSSDGRSNGRGEAALSDERSGRGEASSGGRSGRGGEASSDSRPSHRNADASATESRSGRSSDDDEPSESRSSSRGGRNSRASGAVSSVNSRGSEPSGPRSPRASAAQGAVRASGVHGENSTGGRSRKGEPPPEVSGVRSSARRLPPSTSGLHTLPTTRATQAKPARSGPSSMMWMIILAVAGVVLGAGGGYLYLRLRQAQAAKNSTTPATPGTVAAGDGILATGSCPAGMRLVSGGSFKRGSSPEDLQSAGSTDEMPMASIPVNSFCVDEYEFPNQAGRKPRVSATWLDAKAACEGLGKRLCSEEEWEKACKGPGNARFSSGNEQVQTACNTGTTDAAAAPTLAPSGALQSCRSGYGVADLSGNVAEWTSSKFPNSNPEELLIKGGSFDTAGDTARCSARRRSVPSLKFANVGFRCCQDAP; translated from the coding sequence TTGCTCTGCTACCGCTGCGGCAGCCATGTCCCCGATACGAGTGAAACCTGCGCCACGTGTGGCCAGAAGTTCGACGCGGCCGCGCGTCAGGCGGCGGGGGCGGCGCGCCGCAAGGGCGCCGAGGGCGCGCCGTACAAGCCGGGCGACGTCGTCGCGGACCGCTACGCCATCCAGGAAGTCGTAGGGGCGGGGCCTCTGGGCTTCGTCTTCCGCGCGCAGGACCAGGCCATCGACGTGGAGGTGGCGCTGAAGGTCATCCAGCCCCGGCTGGTGCAGCAGCCGGAGGAGCGCACGCAGTTCGCGCTGTCCATGCGGGTGGGCAAGAAGCTCAACCACCCCAACCTGGTGCGCGTGTACGAGGAGGGCGTGGACGGGGACCGGCCCTTCTTCACGATGCAGCTTTTGGAAGGGCTCTCGCTGCGCCGGATGATGGAGCAGCGCGCGGCGAAGGGGCAGCTGTTCTCGCTGAAGGAAGTGGAGCCGCTGCTGGCGCAGATGGCGGCGGCGCTGGACGGGGCGCACCGCTTCGGGCCGCACTCGGACGTGAAGCCGGAGAACGTCTTCGTCCTGCCGGACATGTTGAAGGTGTCGGACTACGGGCTGGGGCTCGCGGTGCCGCACCTGCCCTTCGTGCAGGCGCAGAAGGGGCACCGGGCTGCGGCGTACATCGCTCCCGAGTACGTGAATGGCGCGGAGCTGGACACGCGCATGGACGTGTACTCGCTGGGCGTGTTGATGGGGGAGATGGTGACGGGGCTCCTGCCGGAGGACGGCGGAGTGCCCGAGGTGTCGGTGCGGCATCCGGACCTGCCGCCCGCGTTCGAGTCCCTCTACCGGCGCGCGCTCAACGTGAACCCGCTGGCGCGTCCGAAGTCGGGCGGTGAGCTGCACGCGGAGTTCGCGGCGCTGGTGCATCGGCACCCGGCCGCGGCGTCGAGGCAGCGGGCGATGCCTGCTTCGGGCGCGCTGCCGCCGTCCGCGGTGGCCGCGCGTGCGGCGAACAAGCCGCTGCCGCCGGTGCCCACGGGCATGTTGCCGGTGGCGATCGCGCCCACGCCGGCCGCGCCCCTCCCGGCGGTGGATGACGCGCCTCCGCCGGATGCGACGCAGCCGCTGGACGCGGCGACGCTGGCGGCCATCCTGGGTTCGAACGCGCAGGCGCTGGACTACATCACGGGTCCGGAAGCGCGCTCCGTGTCCGACGCGGCCACGCAGCAGGAGATGCGCGCGGTGGCGCCGTCGGGCCGCAAGGGCGCGGAGGCCGCGGCGCAGGCCCCCCGGCCCCTGGGGCAGGCCCCCGACGCGGCGACGCAGCAGGAGGCCCGTGCGGCCTCGCGCCCGGCGGATGAACCGCGCGCGGCTCCGGCCAAGGCGGCCGAGCCCGTGATGCGCATCTTCGCGAAGGCGGAGGAGCCGTCGTTCCCTGCGGATCCTCGCGGCGCCCGCTCCGCGGAGGGCGCGGCCGAGGCGCGGTCCTCGGCCCGTGGCGGCGGCGAGGCTTCCTCCAGCGACGGGCGCTCCAATGGTCGGGGCGAAGCCGCCGTGGGCGAGGGGCGCTCGGGCCGGGGTGAAGCCTCCTCGGGCGACCTTCGCTCCAACGGCCGCGGCGAAGCCTCCAGCGACGGGCGCTCGGGCCGCGGTGAGTCCTCCTCGGGCGACCTTCGCTCCAACGGCCGTAGCGAAGCTGCCTCTGGCGACGGTCGCTCCAACGGTCGCGGTGAAGCAGCATCCAGCGACGCGCGCTCAGGAGGGCGGGGCGAAACGTCCAGCGACGGTCGCTCCAACGGTCGCGGCGAAGCCGCCCTGAGCGACGAGCGCTCCGGTCGCGGTGAGGCCTCGTCGGGCGGGCGCTCCGGTCGCGGAGGCGAGGCGTCCTCCGACAGCCGCCCCAGCCATCGCAACGCGGATGCATCCGCCACGGAGTCACGATCCGGCCGGAGCTCCGACGACGACGAACCCTCGGAGTCCCGTTCCTCCAGCCGCGGTGGCCGCAACTCGCGGGCCTCGGGTGCGGTGTCGTCGGTGAACTCGCGCGGCTCGGAGCCGTCGGGTCCCCGCTCCCCGCGAGCCTCGGCGGCCCAGGGCGCGGTCCGCGCTTCTGGCGTTCACGGCGAGAACTCCACGGGCGGCCGCTCGCGCAAGGGCGAACCCCCTCCGGAAGTGTCGGGTGTGCGCTCCTCGGCGCGCCGGCTGCCTCCTTCCACCTCCGGCCTGCACACGCTCCCCACGACGCGGGCCACGCAGGCGAAGCCGGCCCGCTCCGGCCCCAGCTCGATGATGTGGATGATCATCCTCGCGGTGGCCGGTGTCGTGCTGGGCGCGGGCGGTGGCTACCTCTACCTGCGCCTGCGTCAGGCCCAGGCCGCCAAGAACAGCACCACGCCCGCGACGCCGGGGACCGTCGCCGCGGGGGACGGCATCCTGGCCACGGGCTCCTGTCCGGCCGGCATGCGCCTGGTGAGCGGCGGTAGCTTCAAGCGGGGCTCGTCCCCGGAGGACCTGCAGTCAGCCGGCTCCACCGACGAAATGCCCATGGCCAGCATCCCGGTGAACTCGTTCTGCGTCGACGAATACGAGTTCCCCAACCAGGCCGGCCGGAAGCCCCGCGTCTCCGCGACGTGGCTCGACGCGAAGGCCGCCTGCGAAGGACTCGGCAAGCGGCTGTGCTCGGAGGAGGAGTGGGAGAAGGCCTGCAAGGGCCCTGGCAACGCGCGCTTCTCCTCAGGCAATGAGCAGGTCCAGACTGCCTGCAACACCGGCACGACGGATGCGGCCGCGGCGCCCACCCTGGCGCCCTCCGGGGCCCTTCAGTCCTGTCGCTCCGGCTATGGCGTGGCGGACCTGTCCGGCAACGTCGCCGAGTGGACCTCCTCCAAGTTCCCCAACTCCAACCCCGAGGAGCTGCTCATCAAGGGCGGTTCCTTCGACACGGCCGGAGACACCGCCCGGTGCTCCGCGCGCCGCCGGAGCGTCCCGTCGCTGAAGTTCGCGAACGTGGGCTTCCGCTGCTGCCAAGACGCGCCGTGA